A genomic window from Silene latifolia isolate original U9 population chromosome 11, ASM4854445v1, whole genome shotgun sequence includes:
- the LOC141613614 gene encoding secreted RxLR effector protein 78-like produces the protein MLTKLDLQKAYDSIEWSFVEEMLRALKFPQHMITLLMNCITTPSFSIALNGEVFGFFPGKRGLRQGDSLSPLIFTLCLEYLSRTLMVTQRHPKFRFHLLCKRIELSNLCFADDLILFCKGERASIELLL, from the coding sequence ATGTTGACGAAGCTAGATCTTCAAAAGGCGTATGATAGTATTGAGTGGAGTTTTGTAGAGGAAATGTTGCGAGCACTTAAGTTCCCTCAGCATATGATAACTTTGCTCATGAATTGCATCACCACCCCTTCTTTCTCTATTGCTTTAAATGGGGAGGTTTTTGGGTTTTTCCCAGGCAAGCGTGGACTGAGGCAGGGAGACTCTTTATCCCCCTTGATTTTCACCTTGTGTCTAGAGTATTTGAGCAGAACTTTGATGGTAACCCAGAGGCATCCAAAGTTCAGGTTTCACCTCCTTTGCAAAAGAATTGAGCTTTCAAATTTATGTTTTGCAGATGATTTGATTCTGTTTTGTAAAGGAGAAAGGGCGtctattgagttgttgttgtaa
- the LOC141613615 gene encoding uncharacterized protein LOC141613615, producing MNKGKSNYYCNGMDDWLVHEIGRATGMKLGAVPFKYLGVTVSPKRLSILDCTRLVDNVVDRIRGLGAKHLSYAGRVVLIRAVLSTLHNYWARIFILPKTVLKKIDSICREYLWHGHQDSSSPALVAWDRVCRPKRQGGSGLHNLMIWNMAAVAKYVWWIETKADHLWVKWVHAIYIKDRNWKNYEPTSNSSWAWRKICQIKSIFKELLMPGSGVTTFYSTALGYKWLQGQDTACEWYPWILNTWMVPKHGFISWLMGHNRLLTQDRLMNMKIIQVNLCYLCGLQQETHSHLFFKCEYSRRCCSMVAEWCDEILPDEECIQWWCHKRYRSLSQKKIVGVILAGLIDHLWMARNKCRVEQVVLRPEQIVKFVQTDVCNRVKKFQTKCQTANVKNWLDAFVKS from the coding sequence ATGAATAAGGGGAAATCCAATTACTATTGCAATGGTATGGATGATTGGCTGGTTCATGAGATAGGAAGGGCGACTGGCATGAAATTGGGTGCTGTTCCCTTTAAGTATTTGGGGGTGACTGTATCACCTAAGAGATTATCTATACTGGATTGTACTAGGTTGGTTGATAATGTTGTGGATAGGATACGAGGTTTGGGGGCAAAACATCTTTCATATGCTGGCAGGGTAGTTCTGATTAGGGCTGTTCTTAGTACCCTTCACAACTACTGGGCTCGTATCTTCATTCTCCCCAAAACTGTGCTGAAAAAGATTGACTCCATTTGTAGAGAGTACCTTTGGCATGGGCATCAAGACAGTTCTAGCCCAGCTTTAGTTGCTTGGGACCGTGTGTGCAGGCCTAAGAGACAAGGTGGGAGTGGGTTGCATAACTTGATGATTTGGAATATGGCAGCTGTGGCAAAGTATGTATGGTGGATTGAGACTAAAGCTGATCATTTATGGGTAAAGTGGGTTCACGCAATTTATATCAAAGACAGGAATTGGAAGAATTATGAACCAACCTCAAATTCGAGCTGGGCATGGAGAAAGATTTGTCAGATAAAATCTATTTTCAAGGAGTTGCTAATGCCTGGTTCTGGAGTGACTACATTTTACTCTACTGCTTTGGGTTACAAATGGTTACAAGGTCAGGATACTGCCTGTGAATGGTACCCATGGATTCTTAATACATGGATGGTTCCTAAACATGGCTTTATCAGTTGGTTGATGGGTCATAACAGACTTCTTACTCAGGATAGATTGATGAACATGAAGATTATTCAGGTGAATTTGTGCTACCTATGTGGTTTGCAGCAGGAAACCCATAGTCATTTATTCTTTAAGTGTGAGTACAGCAGGAGATGTTGTAGTATGGTTGCTGAGTGGTGTGATGAGATACTACCTGATGAAGAGTGCATTCAATGGTGGTGTCATAAACGATACAGGAGCCTCAGTCAGAAGAAAATTGTTGGGGTTATATTGGCAGGATTGATAGATCATTTGTGGATGGCTAGAAACAAGTGCAGGGTGGAACAGGTTGTGTTACGTCCAGAACAGATTGTCAAATTTGTTCAGACAGATGTTTGTAATAGAGTTAAGAAGTTCCAGACTAAGTGTCAAACGGCTAATGTTAAAAATTGGTTAGATGCATTTGTTAAGTCATGA